One Actinomycetota bacterium genomic region harbors:
- the icd gene encoding NADP-dependent isocitrate dehydrogenase, whose product MSFSDVTPPQGGTISISDGVLNVPDDPVLPYIRGDGTGPDIWNASQLVFDAAVEKAYGGSKKVTWFEVYAGQDAFDRFGTWLPDDTVEAFRTYLVGIKGPLTTPVGGGIRSLNVALRQMLDLYVCLRPVRWYRGVPSPVRHPEKVDMVIFRENTEDIYAGIEWEAETPEAKKVIEFVQDEMGMRKIRFPETSGIGIKPVSREGTERLVRAALNYAIANGRSSVTLVHKGNIMKFTEGAFRDWGYELTRKEYEGRAVGWDDCGGNPPSGQILVKDAIADIALQQVLTRPDEFDVIATMNLNGDYLSDALAAQVGGIGIAPGGNINYDTGHAVFEATHGTAPKYAGQDKVNPSSVILSGVMMFRHMGWNEAADLIEAGIERSISESVVTYDFARLMDPPVEPVRCSEFGQAIVDRMS is encoded by the coding sequence ATGTCCTTCAGCGATGTGACGCCCCCCCAGGGAGGAACCATCTCCATCTCGGACGGGGTCCTGAACGTCCCCGACGACCCCGTCCTCCCGTACATCCGGGGAGACGGGACCGGCCCGGACATCTGGAACGCCTCCCAGCTGGTGTTCGACGCGGCCGTCGAGAAGGCGTACGGCGGCTCGAAGAAGGTGACCTGGTTCGAGGTGTACGCGGGCCAGGACGCGTTCGACCGCTTCGGGACCTGGCTCCCGGACGACACGGTCGAGGCCTTCCGCACCTACCTCGTGGGGATCAAAGGCCCCCTGACGACGCCGGTGGGGGGCGGGATCCGCTCGCTCAACGTCGCGCTGAGGCAGATGCTGGACCTGTACGTATGCCTGCGTCCGGTGCGCTGGTACCGCGGGGTGCCGTCCCCGGTCCGCCACCCCGAGAAGGTGGACATGGTGATCTTCCGTGAGAACACCGAGGACATCTACGCGGGGATCGAATGGGAGGCGGAGACGCCTGAGGCGAAGAAGGTCATCGAGTTCGTCCAGGACGAGATGGGGATGCGCAAGATCCGCTTCCCCGAGACGAGCGGCATCGGGATCAAGCCGGTCTCCCGGGAGGGCACGGAGCGCCTCGTCCGCGCCGCCCTGAACTACGCGATCGCCAACGGGCGGTCATCGGTGACCCTCGTGCACAAGGGCAACATCATGAAGTTCACCGAGGGAGCCTTCCGGGACTGGGGCTACGAGCTCACGCGCAAGGAGTACGAGGGACGAGCGGTGGGTTGGGACGACTGCGGGGGGAATCCGCCGTCCGGGCAGATCCTCGTGAAGGACGCGATAGCCGATATCGCCCTGCAGCAGGTGCTGACCCGACCGGACGAGTTCGACGTCATAGCCACCATGAACCTCAACGGGGACTACCTGTCCGACGCCCTGGCCGCGCAGGTCGGCGGGATCGGGATAGCCCCGGGGGGCAACATCAACTACGACACCGGACACGCCGTCTTCGAGGCCACCCACGGGACGGCTCCGAAGTATGCGGGTCAGGACAAGGTGAACCCGTCCTCGGTGATCCTCTCGGGCGTGATGATGTTCCGCCACATGGGTTGGAACGAGGCGGCGGACCTGATCGAGGCGGGGATCGAGCGCTCCATCTCCGAGTCGGTCGTCACCTACGACTTCGCCCGGCTCATGGACCCGCCGGTCGAGCCGGTGAGGTGCTCGGAGTTCGGGCAGGCGATCGTGGACCGGATGTCCTGA
- a CDS encoding DUF6328 family protein, producing MTQRSERELDQEYEELLQELRVSMPGLQVLFAFLLILPFSDNFESVSAVERGVYFAAFLSAGIASPLLIGPSVMHRLRWRQHDKEGVLRISSRLAIAGAVFLALAIACSVYLVTSFVYATALAAVTTAVVAVITVSIWFVLPLVRARRDH from the coding sequence ATGACCCAGCGATCGGAGAGAGAGCTCGACCAGGAGTACGAGGAGCTCCTGCAGGAGCTGCGGGTCTCGATGCCGGGGCTGCAGGTCCTGTTCGCTTTCCTGTTGATCCTGCCGTTCAGCGACAACTTCGAGAGCGTCAGCGCCGTCGAGAGGGGCGTGTACTTCGCGGCGTTCCTCTCCGCCGGGATCGCATCGCCGCTGCTGATCGGGCCCAGCGTCATGCACCGGCTCCGCTGGCGGCAGCACGACAAGGAGGGGGTGCTGAGGATCTCGTCGCGCCTGGCGATCGCGGGAGCCGTCTTCCTCGCCCTCGCCATCGCTTGCAGCGTCTACCTCGTGACCTCCTTCGTCTACGCCACCGCGCTGGCCGCGGTGACCACGGCGGTGGTGGCGGTCATCACCGTCTCGATCTGGTTCGTGCTCCCGCTCGTCCGGGCGCGCCGGGACCACTAG